One stretch of Bombus vancouverensis nearcticus chromosome 16, iyBomVanc1_principal, whole genome shotgun sequence DNA includes these proteins:
- the LOC117161120 gene encoding uncharacterized protein LOC117161120 — MHLILLWALVALIGQVECKCSLARIVNDERLIAYVCTHGDLDDLDEISSDADWIEFTVSRFSLITDNAFWRFKNLQRLSFYNCHINFISPGAFTGLDRLEWLIFHGTKMHVARTAWFRPLTNLRRLILDRCDLVHIEPDLFRMLPRLEVLGLRDNDLNCLPIDELPYLRMLRTVRIDGNPWLCECRRKLDEYFRSRSIVQEVECLKQINDCRKYQCMTPIGFTVLPSTLTTQQLHDFNRDRTIIRGNEFQTNVFTSLDRLPDKTTWIEISGLKIDTLPRYAFFRFGNSLRTLDLVDCGITTIEDGAFAGLHKLQRLSLVGNRLPVLSVNWFRDLVSLQQLILERNGIEKIERTALWHVGDSLRHLDIQDNLLRCITTEELAELTKLERLDAMKNPWLCTCRTNLQNFLTQRNVGFEINAGRCYQSENEIPDGRTGWHEQQTIQNTSFTTGKVQWTSFENSLNQTNISVIGTPPPPFVTPSPPEVHIVSSSPTIYTGACNPEKTSSNTVYTCRAITSIEELNLIPSTAREIRIILSNIKKIPENTFARFNGYLSKLELRDCGIESIKPRAFSNLRNLEHLSLRSNQLESINWDMVQGLHNLKHLDVSHNNIYRITNDVFDHLPYLISLDVSDNAMNCIGIEYIAHQLRYLSSLDVSNNPWSCLCGTKLAEFLDSRGIQYNRSSLLLKEDCYASPVPEVTHSPSISVTTSPTARNETIEGTCIIMEDTTRIRYRCTGGNLLLLQSIRQDATSIEFYEGHLPRLPAESLRRFVNLQELVIRNSELTTVEEGAFNGLNKLENLTIQDNPLEMVGSSWFAFPNLGRLDLRGNSIKYIESGSFRYLKNLTYLNLEGNDLRCIFTSDLNDMPNVYIVEFSGNPLKWRCRVELEQFLEARKIRFIKIENSCEGKTLVRNLLLVNKTDGSFDCPSECSKASISRNLFVLFILPSLITLAY; from the exons ATGCATCTGATTTTACTCTGGGCGTTGGTCGCCCTAATTGGCCAAGTGGAATGTAAATGCAGCCTAGCACGGATTGTAAATGACGAAAGGTTGATCGCTTACGTTTGCACTCACGGCGACCTGGACGACCTTGACGAAATATCTAGTGATGCAGATTGGATAGAGTTTACGGTGTCGAGGTTCAGTCTTATCACCGACAATGCGTTCTGGCGTTTCAAGAACCTCCAGAGACTTTCTTTCTATAATTGTCACATCAATTTCATCAGTCCGGGTGCTTTTACTGGTTTAGATAGACTAGAATGGTTGATATTCCATGGTACCAAAATGCACGTAGCTAGGACCGCTTGGTTCCGCCCTTTGACAAACTTGCGGAGACTTATCCTGGATag ATGCGATTTGGTGCACATAGAGCCCGACCTATTCCGCATGCTGCCCAGATTGGAAGTTCTTGGTCTGCGTGATAACGATCTCAACTGCTTACCGATCGACGAACTGCCTTATCTACGCATGCTCCGGACCGTACGAATCGATGGTAATCCCTGGCTCTGCGAATGTCGACGAAAACTTGATGAATATTTTCGATCTCGTTCTATCGTCCAGGAAGTCGAATGTTTAAAGCAAATTAACGACTGTAGGAAATATCAATGCATGACTCCCATTGGCTTCACTGTTCTTCCTTCTACTCTCACTACTCAACAATTACATGATTTTAATAGG GATCGTACGATCATTCGTGGAAATGAATTTCAAACGAACGTATTCACTTCCCTGGACAGACTTCCAGATAAAACTACCTGGATAGAGATATCTGGTTTAAAGATAGACACGCTACCAAGGTACGCGTTCTTTAGATTTGGGAATAGTTTGAGGACCTTGGATTTGGTCGACTGTGGCATCACTACGATCGAAGATGGAGCTTTTGCAGGTTTGCATAAGCTGCAACGACTGTCCTTAGTTGGTAATAGGTTACCAGTTCTGAGTGTCAATTGGTTTCGAGACCTCGTCAGTCTTCAACAATTAATTTTGGAACGAAATGGCATAGAGAAGATTGAAAGAACCGCATTGTGGCACGTTGGAGATTCTTTGCGACATCTCGATATTCAAGATAACCTGCTTCGATGCATAACCACTGAGGAACTGGCTGAATTGACAAAGTTAGAGAGGCTAGACGCAATGAAAAATCCATGGCTTTGTACTTGCAGAACAAATCTACAAAACTTCCTTACCCAGAGAAACGTAGGATTCGAAATTAATGCAGGCCGGTGTTATCAGAGTGAGAATGAAATTCCAGATGGCAGAACTGGCTGGCACGAGCAACAG ACCATTCAAAATACTTCTTTTACCACTGGAAAAGTGCAATGGACTTCTTTCGAAAACAGCCTCAATCAAACGAACATTTCCGTAATTGGGACACCTCCTCCACCTTTTGTAACTCCTTCGCCACCAGAAGTTCACATCGTTTCCTCTTCACCAACTATTTATACGGGTGCTTGTAATCCAGAGAAAACCAGCAGCAATACAGTCTACACTTGTCGAGCCATTACATCAATCGAGGAACTAAATCTGATACCTTCAACAGCTCGCGAGATTCGAATTATCTTATCGAACATCAAGAAGATTCCCGAGAACACTTTTGCGCGCTTTAACGGTTACTTATCGAAGTTAGAGCTTCGAGACTGTGGTATCGAAAGTATCAAGCCGCGCGCCTTTTCAAATCTTCGTAACTTGGAACACTTGTCCCTTCGAAGCAACCAACTAGAGTCCATAAATTGGGATATGGTCCAAGGTCTTCACAACCTAAAACATCTAGACGTATCTCACAACAATATATATAGAATTACGAACGATGTGTTCGATCATTTACCGTACCTTATTAGTTTAGACGTGTCTGATAACGCCATGAACTGCATCGGTATAGAGTATATAGCCCATCAATTACGCTACTTATCATCTTTGGATGTTTCTAATAACCCTTGGAGTTGCCTGTGTGGGACCAAATTAGCAGAATTTCTCGACTCACGAGGCATACAGTATAATAGAAGTTCACTCCTTTTGAAGGAAGATTGTTACGCTTCTCCGGTACCAGAAGTTACTCATAGCCCGTCAATTTCAGTGACAACTAGCCCAACGGCTAGGAACGAAACTATAGAAGGAACCTGCATTATCATGGAAGATACAACCAGGATTCGATATCGATGTACGGGTGGTAATCTGTTGTTGCTACAATCAATAAGACAGGATGCAACATCGATTGAATTTTATGAGGGTCACCTACCTAGGCTACCTGCAGAGTCGCTCAGGAGATTTGTAAATCTACAAGAACTTGTTATTAGAAATTCCGAGTTAACCACTGTAGAGGAAGGCGCATTTAATGGTTTGAATAAATTAGAGAATTTGACGATACAGGACAATCCTCTGGAAATGGTTGGATCTTCCTGGTTTGCATTCCCAAACTTGGGAAGATTAGATTTGCGTGGTAATTCCATCAAGTATATCGAATCTGGATCGtttcgatatttaaaaaatttaacataTTTAAATCTCGAGGGTAATGACTTAAGATGCATATTTACTAGTGACTTAAACGATATGCCTAATGTTTATATCGTTGAATTTTCTGGGAATCCTCTGAAATGGAGGTGTAGAGTCGAATTGGAGCAATTCTTAGAGGCTCGAAAGATTAGGTTTATCAAAATCGAGAATTCCTGCGAGGGTAAGACATTGGTGAGAAATCTTTTACTGGTAAATAAGACGGATGGATCGTTTGATTGTCCATCAGAGTGTTCGAAAGCTTCCATTAGTCGAAATTTGTTCGTTCTATTTATACTACCATCGCTGATAACACTAGCCTATTAA